One Plasmodium berghei ANKA genome assembly, chromosome: 13 genomic region harbors:
- a CDS encoding ras-related protein Rab-11B, putative yields MSNEEYDHLYKIILVGDATVGKTHLLSRYIRGSLPSVAKATIGVEFATRTIPLAVGGTVKAQIWDTAGQERYRSITSAHYRRSAGAILVYDITKKKSFLNISKWLEEIRQNSEKDIVIMLVGNKVDLAEEDETKRKVTYEQGASFAKENNLFFSEASAVSKLNVKHIFENLLQEIYNNRLKDSNSCSSTRSHETYESAIQITNAKNIIKLNDTNEKYNENNPNQMKCC; encoded by the exons atgtCTAATGAAGAGTATGACCAtctttacaaaataattttagtAGGAGACGCAACTGTAG GTAAAACACATTTATTGTCGAGATATATAAGGGGGTCCCTTCCCAGTGTCGCAAAGGCAACAAttg GTGTTGAATTTGCTACAAGAACTATCCCGCTGGCAGTAGGTGGTACAGTAAAGGCGCAG ATATGGGATACAGCAGGGCAAGAGAGATATAGAAGTATAACGAGTGCGCATTATAGACGAAGTGCGGGAGCAATATTAGTATAtgatataacaaaaaaaaaatcctttttaaatatttcaaaatggCTAGAAGAAATAAGACAAAATTCTGAAAAAGACATTGTAATTATGCTTGTGGGAAATAAGGTAGATTTAGCAGAGGAAGATGAAACAAAAAGGAAG GTTACTTACGAACAAGGAGCAAGTTTTGccaaagaaaataatttatttttttctgaagCATCAGCTGTTTCTAAATTAAAtgtaaaacatatttttgaaaatttgttacaagaaatatataataatagacTAAAAGATAGTAACAGTTGTTCCAGTACTCGAAGTCATGAAACATATGAAAGTGCCATACAAATAACtaatgcaaaaaatataataaaattaaatgatacAAATGAGAAATATAATGAGAATAATCCTAATCAAATGAAATGTTGTTGa
- a CDS encoding mitochondrial pyruvate carrier protein 1, putative yields the protein MSKFKLLFQNVKKNAFNIMFWAPLANWGFVIAGCNDLKKNPMYVSEKMTSVLVVYSLLFMRYSLAIKPKNYLLFACHATNTLVQSVLLFRKLKYGSDNKLMLATN from the exons ATgtcaaaatttaaattactTTTTCAAAATGTAAAGAAAAATGCATTTAACATTATGTTCTGGGCACCCTTAGCAAATTGGGGTTTTGTTATTGCAG GATGTAACGACTTAAAGAAAAATCCTATGTATGTGTCTGAGAAAATGACATCAGTCTTAGTTGTTTatagtttattatttatgagATATTCACTTGCAATTAAAcctaaaaattatttgctTTTTGCATGCCATGCCACAAACACATTAGTTCAAAGTGTTTTACTATTTCGAAAGTTAAAATACGGTTCAGATAATAAATTGATGTTAGCAACCAACTAA